The following nucleotide sequence is from Salvia miltiorrhiza cultivar Shanhuang (shh) chromosome 7, IMPLAD_Smil_shh, whole genome shotgun sequence.
AATATTCTCAATCCACAACCACAACAaacatataaattaatttatttattataaaaatcaatttataaaaatataaattaaataattaggtTAGATATAAAGtaattcaatttgatttgaagaacATGGAGGGGATCTAATTTTTTTAGCTTTTACTAAGTTTTAGCTAAGTTAgatattacataaaaatcaatttatttattataaaaatataaatcaaataattattttgtagatacgggtcggtccgggttcaTTGGGGTTGAGTAGGTTTAACCCGAACTGGACTGACCTAAAAAGTATTCGGTCCCTAAAAATTAACCCGACCCGAATCATGTGTGTCTCCTGGCTCGGCTCGGATCAGTGTAACGGGTCCGGTTTGGGTTTGCTCACTCCTAGCAACTAACAAATGGTGGTGCCACAGGTTCCTACGATGAAAATCTTTGTATTGAAGAATTGACGGCGTTGAAGTGCTTGAAGAAATTTTGTCAAGTTGTAGTTCGTATTTTTGGCGCGGTATATTTGAGGAGGCCAACCACCGCCAATTGTCAAAGACTCCTCGCAATGTCCGAGGCGAAGCATAGGTTCCTGAAAATGTTAGGGAGCCTACACTACATGCATTGAGCTTGGAAGAATTGTTCAGTGGCGTGGCATGGAGCATACATTTGAGGGGACCACGGCGAGCCGACTATTATTCttgagtagggatggcaatgggccggatctggaccggatcctgcttggtccagatccagatccgaatTTTTTGACTTAggcccagatccggtccagatccaatggatccaaaaaaatgagatccaggtccagatccataagatccacaggttctcgggtccagacccagatccatactttttgtcttctaaattaaatttataaatcttaaattaatcccaaataaaattataattattgtctaggttttcaacaattattcaaaataaatgaattaaccatattctataaaaatattatcgaagtttaataacaataagaaataagaatataataatcaagtactAAATGACACTGGAACAATGTGTCCTCTATTTtacatagaaaaaagaaaattaatcttatcaatacaaataataataataataataataataataataataataataatgaaaactaaaatttaaattaaaataaaagtaaaatattatctttaattgcattatatattatttatgaaaagagatataTAGATTAGTCATAGATATTAGATTAgagttagataaaaataaataacattatatatatttttatatataaatggatccatggaccggatctgggtctcagattttttgctccagatccagatccggaaaTTATAGGAAtaacccagatccggtccagatccattgggtCCATTATTCCTAAGGTCCAGATCCTAAAAAATGGATATGGATctgcggatctggaccgggtccaggatccattgccatctctaTTCTTGAGGCTGTGGCATCCCAAGATCTTTGGGTCTGGCATGCCTTCTTCGAAGTCGCAGGCTCAAACATCTACATCAACGTGCTGAATCAATCGACGTTATTCAACGACATTCTTTCGGGACATCAAGCAGTGGTGCACTTCGAGGCCAATGGTTCCCACCGTACTAGGGTCTACTACTTAACCCATGGAATCTACCCAGATTGGCCAATCTATGTCAAGAGCCCTCATTTCCTAATGACAACAAGAAAAGAGATTTAAAGTGATGCAAGAAGCTGCACAGAAGGATATAGAACGAGCTTTTGGTATTTTTCAAACTCGTTGGGCTATTATCAAAGGTCCAGCTCGTTTATGGAAGAAGGAGTAAATGAGCGATATCATGTTTGTGTGTATtattttgcacaacatgataaTCGAGGATAAAGGAGACCGGGCAATACCAGAGCATCGTCGAAATTCGGTGTTTATCTGGCCCGAAATGCAACCCTTCGCGACAGCCGTTTGCACGCTCGCCTCCTAGATGATTTAATCTAACATATTTGAATGCGATTTGGTTCTATCTAGCCATAGTTCgtagaatttaattatttttcaaaaaatattgtaatatttttttaattattgtttaaaaaaaaataatgcaatgtttaattttaattttaatgaaatttatgttgttaaatttatttttaaaattaattgaaaagaatattaaaaataaaaataaaataaaaaagaaaatttaagaGCTCGGGTGCAGAGATCCAATGTGGGAAAGGAGCTCAGAAATGGTGGGGGCCATTTAAGAGCTTGGACGTGGATTCTCTTATAATTCAAGATTGCAGTGATCTTAAGATTGCAGTTATCTTATACAAATTACAATATCAACTTTTAGGATGCCTGTTATTATGAAAGCGGCAGCCTCTGCTCTTCCTCTTCATCGCCATTATATAGGAAAACCCTAGCAGAGTTTTGGCTTGAATAGAACTCAATAAACAAAGTCTGAGTCTATCTACGTACAATTGCGATCCCATAAAGATAGCATAAGATAACTCTGAAAAAGGTTGCTAAAGATCCGCATAGCTTTTATATATCTCAGTCGCTACTTAGTACATTGAAAGATACTATACTAACTATGTGAAGTACGCCTGCAGATACTATCACATGTCTATATAATGATGATAATATAATAGAGTGTACTAATTTTATGCTAAGAGTCATAAAACTAAGGGTGCCTCCAACAATGATCCCAGTTTCTAGTTTCTAAATTGTCACATCAGCTTTAGAAACCCACCTACTTTTTTCTCTCACATCTCCTCCAACAATAAACCAGTTTCTTACTTTTTCAGGGTCCCACCATAATACACACTCcctctatatatctatatatatttcacCAAACCCATGTAATTCAATGGCACGCTTTTCAATGTTTAAAAAGTTGGCCACAAAAAGCAAAAAAACGGCTGCCAGCACATAATTTGGGTCCCACAATGGCTTGAGAAACTAGTTCTTTGTTTGCACCTGGTTTCTCGATTTTATCAAAGAAACTAGTTCCTACTTACTCCAATGCTAGTTCTTGGTTTTAGAAACTGAAAAATCTTACCATTGGAGGCACCCTAATTCTTCTTCattcaatatttagtaattagtttgtttatatttctttttttcataaTGCATTGTTACATTCTTATTCCCTAAGCACgcgtatatattatattaatggAGAAGATTCGTGAAATGAAAAAATGTCAATGATAAAATAGTATTTCTAGACTTTGCTTTGTAGTTAGTGATTATCATTGGGGATTCTTTTACCattactgaaaaaaaaaaaatgtggaatgCTTTTCGAAGGCTAGAATAGCTTTGATATAATTCTCACGATAGTCGTTTTTGCAATACAACGACATGTTTCATCTCATATTTCTATTGTAGAAGCTTTGTAATATGCCGAAttttcttaataaaatcttaataatcTTGAATCTTATGATTTGTAAGTTAAGGCAATTTGCAACCGAAGAAATATGTATATCTGTTTTTAATTctgacaaaaaaattattaacagTTTTAAagcaaaatttgaatttaattgatTTCATGCTTGgcataattttattatttgccCTTGCGAAATTCTACGATTTCACAAAAGAGTTTAAATTGCATATGAGTTAATATGATAGGCTTTTGGGCTGGAGTAACATTGTGGACTTGATTAATTTAAATGGTGATGGGCTTAATATTGTGTGGGCTAAATTTAAGTTTGTTAGATTTTTTAATTAAGGTATGGGTCCATTTCTTTTAAAGTGGGTCGAATTCTTATGTGTTTTAAGTCTTTAAGAAGTCCATTCCTATTACAGTTTCAGAATTCAGATAATAATTGAGAAAAGGGCTGTAACAGTTATTTCCCTTTCTCATCCACAATTTGGGGAAACCAAAATCTATTTTCACACACTCACTCAAATAATCAATCATCTACTTcacaaagaaacaaaatttgAAGAATGAAATAGAAATTTCAATATTAGCTTGATTTAATTAAGTGGGCTCAGATATTTAAATACAATATGCTCCATCTCTctacaaaaaatagtcctagaagGAGACGAcatggattttaataaaaatggttagTGTATATTGTAAGTGGAGAAAAAATTCCACTTAAAAActaatattaataatgataattaatttatatttcgAGTGAAAAAAGGCCCAGAATATGATAGAAAGTttaacaaaatgaaaaaaaaaaactaatttgtGTGGACgttccaaaatgacaaaaaatattattttttgtggacagagggaATATGTTGCCGTGGTTGGGCCATTTCTTTGGTTCGGATCAAGTAAATGAAATTAATACTCCTATTTGTTTAATTGTTGATTGAGTTAAAAATTTTGCTtagttaaataattaattagataaatatcatattaaatctCAAATTATATATCCGTTTTATAAAAAGTATTACaaattataagaaatattttcaaaaatttcaaatttcgtTTGTAGCAAAAATGTCTCAGCGTCCATTTCTCGGTGTCCTCAAAATCATGatatttcttataattataattcgTCTGTGCACAAAGGCATGAGATTTTTCGGTGTTCCCAAAATCATTGTGGTTGCCACATAAGCAAgcaaaataattcaaattaaagGACATATGAAAATTGGTAGGACTAGGGAGTATCTGGAATTATGATGAGGCTGGGGTaaaacatacatatatacatatatatatatatatatatatatatatatatatatataattagagaAATTCGCAAGAGACATCCAAAATCCTAAGAGgcaattaatatttttacaCAACACAAAGTTGGTAGTCCAAATTAGGGCAGTTTGCAACCCCAGATCCACATGCACAATTAAGTTGATGGAAAATTTGAACAGAAACATGAAAGATTTTCTTTACACATTCTGCATAGAAAGTAAGAGGCAAATTCAAAGTGTCCACAAACAGAGTGTGACTTACAATAGTAGTTCCAATTTTCCAACAGATTGGAAGATCATAATACCAATGGTCTGATCATATTCCATAAAGTTAAACATGTTTTGCTTTTATGAAAATAACACACAGAAATTAAAAGATTGAAATTCCCTGAGTTTTatgcatgagagagagagagatcaaacTTCAAATGGGAGTTTGAAGTTTGGTCCAAACACTTATCATGGTAGCCACCCTGATATGTAGTTATTCACACTAGGCCCTGCTGCTGCACCTGTTATTGGATCAGTATGGTACCTGAAATTTTTTAATTCCACACTTAGCAAGAATCATGCAAATTTTCAATCTTTCTCTAAgtatgatcaaattaaaagcCATTTAGTATCAGGTAGTGTAGTAGTAATATGCATAGTTTTCATTTACAAGAGATTATATTCCAATTGAAAAAGATGTTGTAAAACATAGATAATTACCCAATTTGTAGAGTGGGTTCACATTCCAAAGGATGAAAGAATCCATCAGCCTGAGGTTGGTGTTGTGGTTGTCTTCCATAGCCCACATCTTGAGCATTTTGGTTCCATGTCAAGTTCATCTGATTTCCCTCCATCAACTGCAAAAACATCATAATCATTATACCTCCCACTTTCCATACATACTTCAAAATTCTTCTATATGCTCTCTTGCTTAATGCTGCCTTATCACACATGTCCAACCTAAATCAATCAACCTTTGcttcattttgaaaaaaaaaaaaaatgttgcagAATGGCAAAGGTGGCTAGCCCTTAATTAGTTAGGTTGATTAATTAATTCCATCATCGATGATAAACAAATTAATATGCATACCCGTTGTTTCAAACTCTTGTTAGCTTCATTGAGGGCATGCTCCTAACCATGCAAACAACCAAAATAAGATACAAACGCAGTGATTTTGCAAACACGATTGAAGGTAGATGAGTTTAGAACCTTGTTCTGAAGATCTTGGAGGGTGTCCAGCATTGCTTGAGTCTGCAACACAATACACCAACTCAAAATCAAtccatgcatatatatatatgtaacaaGAATTAATTAATGGGATTTCTTTACCCTTGTTGATCTGATCTGCTTCAGTGACATATCAAGCTGCCTTTCAAGTGATTCTAGCTCCTTGCTGTTCAAAGGCCCAAGATCCTCACCAAGAAGGTTCCTGATCATCATCAAATCAATTCATTAATCTCTGCCAATGCAAACCCTAAtcatatagtatatagtatctCTTTCAAATTCCAAACCTTTGAGTACGCTGTAGGGCTTCATAGCGTGCTTTGAGCTTCAAATATTCCTGCTGGCTGCTCAGTTCCTATAATCATCTCAAACTTTCTATCActacaattattaattaatccaCCACAAAACACATCGACACTATTTTACGTATACTTTCCAAAACTTTGTAAGTACTATGTTGATCGATGACTCTCACCATGCAACCcaatcttttaataaaaaaatatttctttcttCTACATACACAACCTTTTATTCAAATATTCAATCCAATTCTataacttttatactttatcaaTGACCTGCTCCAAcctaaacatatttttttccatTATTTATTGTTGTATCTTTTGATAATAAAATGTCAAGTGACATATTTTTGATCCGGTATGAACAATTTATCAATCTTGAGAAATAGGAGGTGAGGAGGGTGTAATATTCAAGGGCCAAATAAATTGTTGGTATGAAGGTGGTTGAGAGGCATTCCATGTATTTAGGGTTTCCAACTTTCTCTATCAAACAAAAGGTGTCTGTCTAGTATGGTATACTTATCTATATAGGGCTTTTTCCAAGGAAGTGGAGTGCTTCTTAAATTTGATGTTCAAGCAATTCCAACTTATACAATGTTCAATTTTACAATTCAAATCAGCATAGCTAGTTACTATAAGAGATCATTCAAAAGGTTCAGAAGAGGAGTAGATTTTGGTGAATATTGGAAGTTGCCAACAGATAAATCAATTGTCGGATTAAGAGTTCTTGTTCGAAAAGTGTGCATTCTAAGAAATTTTGATTAACCTAGAATACATTTATTCATCTTATTTTTAATGATAGTTTAGTAATTATTAaccatatatatagagagagattgtggttcaaatatttttttttttattataaaaacaGTGACATTTCTTATAGTGAATCTATAAAGTAAATTGCATTGAACCTATaaataatttatgatatttGGTTCTAGTGAGAATTAAATACGGTTGTTCATGTATtacattgatttgtttatttcaaGTTCATTAATTTCAAGTGTTTGTGTATGTGTTCtcaattttcatttaaaaacaTCATTCTCGTCTAATTCTAAACCTATATGTATAGGGGTTGGTTATTGAGAGTCAACTGTACATTTTTTCGTGAGAACACTGCAATAAAATGTACTTCCTTCGTTCCACTTATCTTGGCACATTAACTTTGGgcatataaattaagaataGAAGGTAGAGTATAAAATGAGTAGGGctcacttattttatgtgtgtagaaAAGCTAaagaccacatactatttttgaaaagtgTTATTATAAATTAGACAAACTAAAAAGGGAAGTATATCAAGATAAGtgagacgaatggagtataatgTTATTGTATTCTCCATAAATTAACTACACTCAAATTAGGGAATTTTTGCCCTCATGGATTTGAGCCTAGGTGTTGCATTGATCCTTCAACGAAATGCATTCACTATAAATCTTAGTCGAGTGATTGAAAATGAATCTACAGGGTGGAGATGATGGGGTTGGTCTAggattttcctttcttttcttcgTTCTCCCAGTAATTAGGcctcttattatatatatatatatatatatatatatatatagaaaagttaaatagagaatgctaaatatttagagaatagagaattcgtgaaataaaaacgaacagatctataattttttacgaacaaatcaatgtaccgcatgaacagcaatttgccccgggttcgaatcctgctggtggcgagtttttctcttttttcactaaatacgtctgttcgttagttatgttgatctgttcgtaaaatgtatagacttgttcaaaatgaaatatataataattttctgtttaacttgaccctatatatatatatatatatatgtatatagggaAAAGTTCTATTGGGAAAGACAAGTATTTAAAGAAGTGAGAATaatctcatccattgatcaTAATCAATCAAACGGTCcagaattaagaataaatctcgtgtccagattttgatgaacatatcaataattgtggtgaacatgtcagtaattttttatgaactgacgtatttgttgaaaagatgtatttgtttaaaatttagCACTCTAGGATTCGATCctcaaacgttcaataaaattatttctatgttcataaaaaactattgacatgttcaacgttcctaactttcagaaaaaaaataatttctccATAGAACCTAATCCTATaaactatttaataatgtattaaagtgggagtaaattaaagaattaaatagggatataatagtaaatgagtaaaaaaaaattattttttatggaaacaagcctatataaatgagacattcaaaaaaggaaaacaagcctaagcatatgggacggagggagtgtatatatatatatatatatatatatatatatatatatatatatatatacacacacactttATTTTAGTATAAGATAAGAattcttttttaatataaagttattcaaaatcttgatttattcaATATAAATTGCATGTCTGCTGCATGTATCACTTAGCTAGTTACTATCATAAAAGTGTATACAAATTTTGACATACTAAATATTACCTCAGGTGTGCTGGAGCGAAGGACAcaagtttaataaaatgattggaagatatagtttaaatattaaaggGTCTATAAAcgggatttaaaatataagaatGGGTTTTTCTAATAGGAAAACACACCATCTTTGTTAGACAAACGAAAATATTAATAGACGCACAATATTATGttaaattctaattaaagaACAATTTGATAAGATAATATAGAAAATAGTTAGGATAGAAATctctttaaaaatataaattataaatactaTAGATCGAATATGTATAAATTTGTTGTGAAAATGTAtgatttcaaaaattaaattttcactttatttgagattcgaacccaggactatgaattcatcc
It contains:
- the LOC130995643 gene encoding agamous-like MADS-box protein AGL9 homolog isoform X4, with amino-acid sequence MGRGRVELKRIENKINRQVTFAKRRNGLLKKAYELSVLCDAEVALIIFSNRGKLYEFCSSSSMLKTLERYQKCNYGAPDTSVSTREALELSSQQEYLKLKARYEALQRTQRNLLGEDLGPLNSKELESLERQLDMSLKQIRSTRTQAMLDTLQDLQNKLMEGNQMNLTWNQNAQDVGYGRQPQHQPQADGFFHPLECEPTLQIGYHTDPITGAAAGPSVNNYISGWLP
- the LOC130995643 gene encoding agamous-like MADS-box protein AGL9 homolog isoform X2 is translated as MGRGRVELKRIENKINRQVTFAKRRNGLLKKAYELSVLCDAEVALIIFSNRGKLYEFCSSSSMLKTLERYQKCNYGAPDTSVSTREALELSSQQEYLKLKARYEALQRTQRNLLGEDLGPLNSKELESLERQLDMSLKQIRSTRTQAMLDTLQDLQNKEHALNEANKSLKQRLMEGNQMNLTWNQNAQDVGYGRQPQHQPQADGFFHPLECEPTLQIGYHTDPITGAAAGPSVNNYISGWLP
- the LOC130995643 gene encoding agamous-like MADS-box protein AGL9 homolog isoform X3, with the protein product MGRGRVELKRIENKINRQVTFAKRRNGLLKKAYELSVLCDAEVALIIFSNRGKLYEFCSSSSSMLKTLERYQKCNYGAPDTSVSTREALELSSQQEYLKLKARYEALQRTQRNLLGEDLGPLNSKELESLERQLDMSLKQIRSTRTQAMLDTLQDLQNKLMEGNQMNLTWNQNAQDVGYGRQPQHQPQADGFFHPLECEPTLQIGYHTDPITGAAAGPSVNNYISGWLP
- the LOC130995643 gene encoding agamous-like MADS-box protein AGL9 homolog isoform X1 encodes the protein MGRGRVELKRIENKINRQVTFAKRRNGLLKKAYELSVLCDAEVALIIFSNRGKLYEFCSSSSSMLKTLERYQKCNYGAPDTSVSTREALELSSQQEYLKLKARYEALQRTQRNLLGEDLGPLNSKELESLERQLDMSLKQIRSTRTQAMLDTLQDLQNKEHALNEANKSLKQRLMEGNQMNLTWNQNAQDVGYGRQPQHQPQADGFFHPLECEPTLQIGYHTDPITGAAAGPSVNNYISGWLP